A stretch of DNA from Staphylococcus equorum:
TGAAGTTAGCGATTACTATGGTTGCTGCCACGACACTATCGCATAGTATATTTCCACCTCAAGCAGGACCAACTGCCCTTGTAGATGCTTACAACGCAGATATGGGTATGGTTTATATATTAGGAATTATTGTCTTTATACCTAGTGTGTTCATGGCAGGTATTGTACTACCTAAGTTTATGAAAAATATGGATTATCCAGTACCTCCGTTATTAAAAAAGAACAAGGTTTTTTCAGAAAGTGAAATGCCAAGTTTTGGAATGAGTTTATTTATACCACTTATTCCTGCAATTTTAATTTCGATTTCAACAATTCTAAGTTTATTTATTACTGAGGATACATTATTACATGAAACTGTAACATTTTTAGGAAGTGCAGAAATCAGTCTTATTATTGCTATTTTAACTGCTATTGTCATCTTCGGTCTTAGAAAAGGTAAAAATATGGATGATATGATGAAGACATTTGAAAGCGGCTTGAAAGGTGTTGCAACGATTATATTCATCGTCGGTGCAGGTGGTGCATTTAAAGAAGTAATACTAGAAGCTAATGTTGGGAACTATATAGCAGATATTATGAAAGATACTAATATTTCACCACTTATCATGGCTTGGCTCATTACAGCGTTAATTCGTATTGCTACTGGACAAGGTGTAGTTTCAGCGATTACTGCAGCAGGCATTGTAGGGCCACTGATACCTACGTTTAATGTAAGTCCTGTGCTTATGGTCCTCGCTACTGCAGTAGGTAGTAATACCATTACACACGTAAATGATGCTTCATTCTGGCTATTTAAAGAATACTTTAATATTTCCATAAAGGATACCTTTAAAACATGGGGTGTCTTATTATTGACAACATCAATTACTGGATTAATTGTTGTCCTAATACTAGATTTATTTATGTAATGACCTTACTAAAAGCATAATTATATATTTGAGTAACATCATAAAAAGCAGTATCTAAATGGATTAAACACAATTCCTTGTAGATACTACTTCATTTGTGTATAAATACATTAAAAAAGTAAAATAAGGGTAAATTTGTGATTTGAAAGGCTGTAAAATGGCTACAAGTGTTGGTATCAAAAGGTTTGGAGGCAATTGCGTGTAAATTTGATATTTACTGTGAATATACTTTTAATGAATAAATGAGTAACATGGTAAAATGACACGCTATGGACTTTATCTATAGGACTGAAGGCGAATGAATTGTGCCACATCTTTATACATTAAGTATGGTTAATATGTATAAAGATACATTTATATACAGTTATTGTCGATTTAAAAGTTGGTTTGACTTGAGTTTTTATATGCGTATAATAATTCCGTATACAAGAGTTTGTATAAAAAATGCATTCAACTTGTTTTGAACGTAAAATAGATTAGCAAAAACGCAAATAAAATGGCAGCACTTTATGAATTATTTATACTTTGTAAGCGTTGCTTTCTTATTGTTAAAAAGTATCGTGAAAAATTGTATTAACGAGATTCATGCCCCGTATGATTTCATATCTAATTATTATAAATTTGATACAGCATGCTACGGCGTAGTATCTGTTTTAAATTTACTAAGCAAATCAATAAAGATAAAAGTTCAAATTTGAGCACAAACCAAAATTCTATAATAGCAAATGAAAATCTTAGATGGTGATAATTAATATTAAGCAAACTAAGTGGAAAGGAAACTTAGTTTGCCATTTTTATGAAAATAGTAGGGCGGTTACTGCCATAAAATAATTACATAACAGTTTTTTTAAAAGCCATCTGCACTAAATAATACAACCTATATACATTTAACAGAGTGTCATCACAGTATTTATAGAAATGTTAATTATATAAAAAACTCGTAAAAAGGCTTTAAGGCAATTGTTTATTTAATTATTATTTAAATTAATCTTTGACTAATTGTAAAATTACGTGTATGATTTATGGATATTAATTCAAAATTTAGAATATTTATAGAAAAGGGATGAGGGTTTCGATGAATGATTTATTTGCACTAACAGATCAATACAGTTCGAACAATTATAGCCCGCTTAAACTGGCTTTAACGAAAGGTCTCGGTGCTAAAGTTTGGGATGTTGAAGATAATAGCTACATTGATTGTATTTCAGGTTTTTCAGTCGTCAATCAAGGGCATTGTCATCCGAAAATTATAAAAGCATTTCAAGAGCAAAGTGAAAAAATAACTATGGTATCACGTGCATTATATAGCGATAATTTGGGCAAATGGGAAGAGAAAATATGTTCACTTGCCAATAAAGAAAAAGTATTACCTATGAATACAGGTACAGAAGCCATTGAAACGGCAATTAAGATCGCACGAAAATGGGGATCTGATGTTAAAGGTATAGCGGAAAACCAAGGCGAAATTATTGCAATGAATGGTAATTTCCATGGTCGTACACTAGGTGCCTTATCGTTATCGTCGCAAGAAAGTTATAAAAAAGGTTTTGGACCTTTGCTAGATAATATGCAATATATGGATTTCGGAGATATCACTCGCTTGAAATCACTCATTAACGAAAATACAACCGCAATTGTACTTGAACCAATACAAGGTGAAGGCGGCGTCAACGTACCGCCAGATTATTTCATCCAAGAAGTTCGAAACTTATGTGATGAACACAACGTTCTATTTATTGCAGATGAAATACAAGTTGGTCTTGGTAGAACAGGTAAGATGTTTGCAATGGAATGGGAAGGTGTAGAACCAGACATTTACTTATTAGGTAAGTCGCTTGGTGGCGGTCTTTATCCGATTTCAGCAGTGTTAGCTAACGATGACGTGATGAAAGTACTTACACCTGGTACACATGGTTCAACATTTGGAGGTAATCCACTTGCATGTGCAGTATCAATCGCAGCATTAGATGTGTTAATTGACGAAAACTTAATCGAACGTTCTGCTGAACAAGGACAAAAATTACTTAACCATTTACAGCTGATAGACAGCAACATCATAAAAGATGTGAGAGGCAGAGGATTATTTATCGGTATTGAATTAACTGAAGCAGCACAATCTTATTGTCAACAGATGATAGAACAAGGTGTGCTATGTAAAGAAACACAAGGGAATATTATTAGACTTGCACCACCACTTGTTATTGAAGATGAGGAAATTGATAAAGTTATAAAAGTAATAACAGAAGTTTTAGAAAAAAAGTAAAGCATAACACTTAAAAAAGTTTGAATATTCAGAAAGGAATGAACGTTATGATAGAAGTTGGGATAGTAGGAGGCAGTGGTTATGGTGCAGTGGAGTTAATTCGATTATTACAACACCATCCAAATGTAACAATTAAATATATCTTTTCACATTCTAAAGCGGATGAACCAATAAAAGATACATTTCCTCACTTAACTCATTTAACGCATCACTACGAAGCTTTAGACACTGAAACAGTTGACTGTGATGTGATGTTCTTTGCTACACCTTCAAATGTAAGTAAACATGTAGCGCCAGATTTGGTAAAGAAAAATATAAAAGTCATCGATTTATCAGGTGACTTCAGATTAACTAATAGAGATGTCTACCAACAATTTTATGGTGAAGCAGCTGCGACACAACAACAATTAAATGATGCAAACTATAGTATTGCAGAATGGTCTGAAATAGATCAAACGAATACACAACTAGTAGCTAATCCAGGTTGTTTCCCTACTGCGACATTATTAGCGTTACATCCGTTAATAGATCAAAAACTAATTCAACAAGATTCAATTATTATAGATGCCAAAACAGGCGTTTCAGGAGCTGGAAGGTCACTTGCACAACACGTGCATTACGCTGAAATGAATGAAAACTTAAGTGCTTATGCGATTGGTAAGCATAAACATAAGCCTGAAATAGAACAATATGTCTCGCATTTAGCAAATGAAGATATCAAAGTAGTATTTACCCCGCATTTAGTACCAATGACACGTGGCATACTCTCTACGATATATGTGAAATTAAACAAACAAACTACTAGCGAAGATTTACATGCAACTTTCAAGCAATATTATGATAGTAAACCATTTGTACGCATTAGAGATTTAGGTAATTATCCTAAAACTAAAGAAGTATACGGTAGTAATTATTGTGATATCGGCATGTATGTTGACGAAGAAAGTCAAACAGCAGTGATTGTTTCTGTTATTGATAACTTAGTCAAAGGTGCAAGTGGTCAAGCAATACAAAATTTAAACTTAATGTATGGATTGAACGAAGCAACAGGATTAACACAATTACCTGTATATCCGTAATATAAAAAGAAAGGTGAGATGGGATGAAAGATATTGAAACGTTAGATACACTCAATCAATTGAAGATAGATTTACAAGGGGATGTAAGTTCTCCATTAGGTTTTATAGCTGGAGGCATGCACGTTGGATTAAGAAGAAAGAAAAAAGACTTTGGATGGATATACTCTACGACAGCAGCTGCTGCAGCAGGAACTTATACACTGAATCGTTTTAAAGCAGCACCGTTAAAAGTAACTGAAGAAACGATTAAAAATAATCAATCATTACAAGCCATTGTAGTGAATTCAGCAAATGCTAATTCATGTACTGGTGAAAAAGGTATACAAGATGCCAAAGACACGCAAGCATGGGTAGCAGAGCATTTAAATTTATCCAAAGAAAGCGTGGGTGTCGCGTCTACAGGTGTTATAGGATCGTTTTTACCTATGGATAAGATACAACACGGCACACAAAACGTTTTAAAAGAACAATATAATCAAAGTGAGTTTTTCAATCAAGCTATTTTAACGACGGACACATTTACTAAACATTTATCTGTGCAAGTTGAAATTGATGGTATAACTGTAACAATTGGAGGAACAGCTAAAGGTTCGGGTATGATTCATCCGAATATGGCAACAATGCTGTCATTTATTACTACAGATGCCAAAATTGATGCGGATACGCTAGACAATTGTTTAAAACAAACGATTGATAACTCTTTTAATATGATTACAGTTGATGGAGATTCTAGTACAAATGATATGGTTCTTGGCTTGGCAAATGGACAGGCGAACCATAATAAACTCGATACGTTACATCCAGATTGGGAAAAATTTGAATATGCGTTAAATTTCGTGAGCCAGTATCTTGCTAAATCTATAGCTAAAGATGGTGAAGGAGCGACGAAATTAGTTACGGCTAAAGTTAAAGGCGCAAATGATGTTGCAGAAGCAAGAAAAATTGCTAAAAGTATTGTATCATCAAGTCTCGTTAAAACAGCAATTCATGGTGAAGATGCCAACTTTGGAAGAATCGTTACAGCGATGGGCTATGCTTCTGAAGACATAGAACCAAGTCAGACGAATGTTTCTTTATGTAATGTGCCTGTCGTTGAAGATGGCATGTCAGTTGAATTTGATGAGTTACATTTAAAAAAACAATTAGAAGCGGATAATATTTACATTGAAGCATCAGTTGGTAATGGTGAAGGCGCAGCGTCAGCATATGGTTGTGACCTTTCATATGAATATGTACGTATCAATGCTTCATATAGAACCTAAGGAGTGTGACAGATGAGTTATATTGTAATTAAAATAGGTGGCAGCACTCTGACAAATCTACACGATTCAACAATAGAAGACATTGCATTTTTAAGACAACAAGGATTTAAACCCATCATTGTACATGGCGGTGGACCTTTTATTAATGAAGCTTTGGAGCAACAAGACGTGTCTACACAATTTAAAGATGGCTTAAGAGTGACAACGCGAGAAGTACTTTCAGTAACAAGTCAGACATTAATTGGATCAGTCAATCCAAGTCTCGTTAGCAAAATTAATAAATCAGATATTCAAAGTGTTGGTATCAATGGCATAGATGCAAAATTATTTGATGTCATCCCATTAGACGATAAATATGGTTATGTCGGTGAACCTACAGATGTCGATACTTCTGTACTTGCTTCATTAACAGAACAATTTGTACCAGTCATTGCATCTATAGGTCAACATAGAAGCACAGGACAATTGTATAACATTAATGCAGATACATTAGCATATAAAATCGCACAATTTTTACAGGCTCCAATTTATCTATTAAGTGATATTCCTGGTGTCATCATTGATGAAAAAGTGCAAGCTACACTGAATGCTGAACGTATCAATCTCTATATCGATCAAGCGTCAATTTACGGCGGTATGATTCCTAAAGTTCAAGATGCGGTTCAAGCGATTGAATCAGGTTGTGAAAAAGTAGTCATTGCGGCAGGTAATGAATCACATATTATTAAAAAATTACAAAGCGGTCAAAACGTTGGTACAACCATCCAGCGTTAGTACGACCAACAATATATTTAAAAAAGGCTAACTATTTATTAACAATAAATAGTTAGCCTTTTTTAGCTTGGGAGTCACCACAACCACTGCTATTTTCAAAATACAAGTTCAACCATTCATTACAATGCTATATAACCGCCTACTATCCTTATTTTGCCTAAATAAACCAAATACATCTATGAGTCTCAAATATCATCTCAAAAGACCTCTATATCTCTTAAGATGATAATGACATATTTATTCTCATCAATTATAAAATATAATCTAACATAATAATTATTTTTATTATCAATTCTCACACCAAAGCAATCGTAATCAAATGAATAATAAATTTCCTTTAAGTTATAATAATTTAAAATGAAATTGTGGAACAATTAAAAAATATTAAAATTATTTGTAAAACTTCTAAGATATGTGGCTCTAGGTTTCAAAGGTTTAAATCATACTAAATATATCGGAATTATTAAATAATAGGTTGAATATTCAGAAAGTTCCATCTATAATGATTTTTAAATCTTTATAGGAGGCATACACATGACAACTGAAATTTTAAAAGGTGAAAAAGGAAACTTTAATCTTCAAGATTATGAATATACATATAATAACTTTGATTGGGAAGAAGCGGAAAAAGCATTTTCTTGGTATGAAACAGGAAAAGTAAATATGGCATATGAATGTATAGACCGTCACGTAGACAACGGTAAAGGGCAAAAAATAGCCTTGAATTATAAAGACAGCGCACAAGAAGCATCTTTTACTTTCGAAGATTTAAAGCTAGCTTCAAATAAAGTAGCGAATCTATTGAAGACAGAAGCTAACGTAGAAAAAGGCGATAGAGTGTTTGTGTATATGCCTAGAATGCCAGAACTTTATTTTTCATTTTTAGGTATTTTAAAAACTGGAGCAATATGTGGCCCATTATTCGAAGCATTTATGGATCAAGCAGTAGAAGAACGTTTAAGCAATGCAGACGCTAAAGTCTTAGTTACAACGGAAGATTTATTACCTCGTGTACCTTACTCAAAATTACCAGACTTAGAAACAATTATAGTTGTGGGTAACAATGTATCGCCAGAACATATTGATTTTCATACAGCGTTCAAGCATGCGAGTGATAGCTTCGACATTGAATGGCTAAATCGTGAAGATCCACTTGTATTGCATTACACATCTGGTTCAACTGGCCAACCTAAAGGCGTCTTACATGCACAGGATGCGATGATTGTGCATTACATTACAGGGAAATATGTATTAGATTTACAAGAAGATGATATTTATTGGTGTACTGGAGATCCAGCATGGGTGACAGGATCGTCCTACGGCATATTCAGCCCTTGGCTTCACGGCGTAACGAATTGTGTCATAGGTGGAAGATTCTCACCAGAATTATGGTATGAAATGATAGAAAAATATAAAGTCACATTATGGTATACCGCACCTACAGCCTTACGTATGTTGATGAGTAAAGGCGAAACATTCACTAAGCAATATGATTTATCAACGTTAAGAAGTATTTTGTCAGTCGGTGAACCATTAAATCCAGAAGTGATTCGTTGGGGCAATGAAGTATATGGCAGACGTATACTAGATACTTGGTGGATGACAGAAACCGGTGGATTAATGATTGTGAATTATCCAAGTCAGACAATTAAATTGGGTTCTATGGGTAAACCATTACCAGGTATTACTGCAAGTATTGTCGATGACGAAGGCAATGAACTACCTCCCAATACTTTAGGTAATTTAGCGTTAAAAGCAGGATGGCCTTCCATGATGAGAAAAATATGGAAAAATGAAGAAAAATTCAATTCATATTTTGTGAATGGTTGGTATATTTCTGGAGATTCAGCATATCGTGATGAAGACAATTACTTTTTCTTCAAAAGTAGAGTAGATGATGTGATTATGACATCAGGCGAAAGAGTAGGCCCGTTTGAAGTTGAGTCTAAACTTGTAGAACATCCAGCGATTGCTGAGGCAGGTGTTATTGGTATCCCTGATGACGTAAGGGGTGAAATAATCAAAGCGTATGTCACATTGCGTGAAGGCGTAGAGAAAACAGATGAACTCAAAGTTGAAATAAAACAATTTGTTAAGACCAGTTTAGCTGCACATGCTGCACCAAGAGAAATTGATTTTATGGATAAATTACCGAAAACAAGTTTTGGTAAAATTATGCGTCGTGTCTTAAAAGCTTGGGAATTAGATTTACCAGCTGGAGATTTGAGTACGATTGAAAAATAATTTTTAAATAATATCCGATTAATTATATCTAATTAATATAAAAATATTTTACAAGATAAATGAAAATGGAAACATGAAATATAAGTACAGGTATCACTTAAACTCATAGGAGGTAATAACAATGGGAAAAAAACAAATACATTTCAATGGCTTTATTCAGAACTCACCAGCACCACACGCAATTGGACTTTGGAAACATGACAAACATGAAGGTGCGCAACATGGCACAATAGATTATTGGGTGAAGCTTGCAAAGCTTTTTGAAAAAGGCAAGTTCGATTCATTATTTATCGCTGATGTATTAGGAACATATAGTGAATATGGCAATGATTATAAAACAGCTGTACAACATGCCGTTCAAGTCCCAGATCATGATCCTTTATTAGTGATTTCTGCTATGGCGCAAGCAACAGCACATGTAGGGTTTGCACCAACTGTATCTACAACTTATTTTCAGCCGTATGATATTGCGAGAAAATTTTCTACATTAGATCATTTAACACATGGTCGTATTGGTTGGAACGTTGTGACATCTTACCTAGGAAGTGAAGCGGAAAATTTAGGGTTAACAGAACGTATGCCTAAAGAAACAAGATACGATCGTGCAGATGAATTTTTAGATGTAACGTATAAATTGTGGGAAAGCAGTTGGGAAGATGATGCAGTTGTAAAAGATAAAGCTACCAACACGTATGCAGATCCTGATAAAGTACATTTAATTAATCACAAAGGTCGTTTCTTTAATGTACCTGGACCACATATTGTAGAGCCATCTCCACAACGTACACCAGTATTATTCCAAGCAGGTGCTTCAGATAAAGGTCGTAACTTTGCAGGTAAACATGCAGAAGCAATCTTTGTCGTGAATCATTCACTTCAAGGTTTGGCTAATGATGTAAATGACATTCGTTCTAGAGCAACACAACAAGGCAGAAATAAAGAAGACTTAAAGGTATTTACTATGATTGTTCCCGTTATTGGTGATACGGTAGAAGAAGCAGAACAATTACATCAAGAGTTAATCCAACATATCACTTATGAAGGAACTGCTGCTTTATTAAGTGGACACACAGGCATAGACTTTTCTCAATTTGATCCTGATCAATATTTAGAAGATATTGAAACAGACGCAATTCAAAGCTTGTTAGATATTTATGCGAAAGATCCGACACATAAATGGACACTGAAAGAGGCTATTAAACATCATGGCTTAGGTATTGGCTCAGTTCGCTTTGTCGGTACACCTACGCAAATTGCTGATGAAATAGAGCATTGGGTTGAAGTTGCTGATGTAGATGGATTTAATATTGCCTATGGAACGATACCAAATTCATATGAAGATTTCATAGAAAAAGTCGTTCCAATATTACAAGCACGTGGCGTTTATCGTAAAGATTATGATGAAGAAAATACAACACTTAGAGAAAATTTATTCGGTAAAGGTGAAAAGTATTTAAGATCAACGCATCCAGGATCACAATATAAACCGCAATTAAATGAGCAATATAGTTATAGTACAGCAGAAATTTAAATTTGATAGAGACAAAGCGCACAACAATAACATGTTTGGTTTTAACAATTGAGGACCTGTCATGTGTCTGAAAATGTATAAGCAGTTTGAATAAATAAAGGGGGACATTAAAGATGGCAAGTGTAGCAATCATTGCAGGTGGAAATAAATTACAATCTCGTTTAACAGGTATTGTTGAGTATGCTGAAAAATATCTAGAAGGTGAAGGTATTGATACAGATGTTGTACACGTTCATCAATTAGACGCAGAAGCGTTGATTACAGCGGATTTTTCTAATGCGTCTATTAATGAAACACATCAGAAAATAGAAAGCGCAGATGGTATTATTATCATATCTCCTGTATTTAAAGCAGCTTATTCAGGTATTGTTAAAACGTATTTAGATTTATTACCAAGAGGTGCTTTCACAGGTAAGACAGTATTGCCGTTAGCATTAGGCGGAACCTTTGCACATGTATTAGCAATTCAATATAGCTTAGATCCAGTGATTAAAGAATTAGGTGCAGATACAATTCACAAAGGTAGATTTATATTAGATAAACACATCACTTCTAATGAAGACGGCACTTATGATTATGATCAAGAAGCAAAAGATGGATTAGATAAAACGTTAAAAAAGTTTGTCAGTGACAAATCACAGGTAAGGGAATAATATTTTGAATATAAAAAGGATGGGAGTGTGACATCAATACATGTCTTGCTCCCATCCTTTTTTATGTATAAATTTATAAAGATACTAAAGACCATTGATGTTTGTCGTCGTAAGTTAATTTGAAGTCTTGTGTTTCAATAGCTATCGGAAATGCAGTAGATGCTTTATCAGAAAAAATCCATTTTTTATTTTCTGGTGTCAATAAAATATAACACTCATCGTCTGAATCACACATGAAATTTAAACCTTCTGGAGAAAATGAGCGTGCTTCATGTGTTGTAAGATGATGATTGATTAAAGCTTGATACACATCGTCTAGCTCATTACATACAAATCCGACTTCACTAATTCTTGAAAATTCAGGATCATCCGTCATATTAGATACCCTTGCAATGAGTTCGACAATATTACCTGAAGGATCATTAAAATAAAGTGAATGTGCAACAAAGGATTCAAAATAAGTTGTGTGTTGACCATCTTCCATTAATAAAAATAAAATATTTTGATAGTGTTGTTTCATATCATAAAAATGATTGTAAGGAATATCTATTGCAAAGTGGTAAAACGGTTGATTGATTTCTTCAGATTTTTGAAAATGTAATTGAGTTTCCCCAATTTGAACAATAAAAGAATCTTGATCAATAACTTGAACAGGACATTCTAATGTTTCTTCGTAAAACTGCAAAGTTTCTTCCAAGTCAGATGTTAATAATGTAACATTTTTAAATTTCATTTGTAGATCCCCATCCAATCCCATTGTTTAGTTTGGCAAATAAATTTAATTAATAAGTTAATTGTACTTTATCAAAATATTAAGGAGTATGATAATATAACGAAGTTATAAAGTAAAAATACACTTTAATCTATTGGATATCCTAGGTGTTTTGCAGCATTAAAAAAGAACATATAAAAAAAGACTAAATGCTAATCAAAGCACTTAGTCTTTTTTATTTATTAATTTCTAATTAAATTAGAAGAAAAATAGTGTGAAGATATACGCACTAATACCTGCAAGTGCACAATATAATAGTGCTGGTCCGAGCGTTTTTCTAATAACACTACCTTCTTTACCTGGCATATCGACAACAGCACAAACTGCAACAACGTTATGAACACAAATCATATTACCTGCAGCGGCACCAATAATTTGTGCGGCTAATACAGTGAATGGTTCAGCACCAATTGCGTTTGCGATGTTCATTTGAATTGGTGAGAATGTAAGTGTTGAAACAGTAGCGCTTCCTGTAATAAAGGAACCTAAGGCACCTAAGAATGGAGCGACAAATAACCAAATTGGACCTAAGTATTGGGACATAGCATTAGCTATGTACTCAGGCATACTAATTAAGTCATTGGCATTAATACCAGAGTTAATGAAGACGTGAACCATTGCTAGTGTCGCAATAAGCGTAATACCTGTAATTTTAATTGTACTCAATGATTCCTTACTAGCTTTAGTTAGGTCTTTAAACGGTTTTTTCTGAATGAGTATCGCAAATATTGCGGATAGTATTAAGATGGTTCCGGGTGAATATAACACTTCCCAATCTGATGAGATCTCTTCAAAATTCATTATATTAGTCCAAGTTAAATCTAAAACACTTGTTGTGAAATCTTTAATAAATGGTACCGTTCTTGTAAGTAGTAATAAGACAACTACCATTAAATACGGTGCCCAAGCTGTTAGCAAACTCATTGAGTGTTCAGACTCATTAGTTTCATATGAATCATCTAAGCCATCTTTCCACTCAGTCTTAGGCAATAACCAACCTTTACTTGCAGTTATAACTGCTACTATTAGACCAGTTAATGAACCTAAAATTGCAACGAACTCTGCGCCAAATAAGAATGCATAAGCAAATGCTGAACCTGCATAAAAAATACCAATTAAAGCGAGCCACGGTAACATTTCAAGTATAGATTTTAATTTGTTTTTCTTACCAAAGAAAACAACTAAAGTAATGATTACAATAATTGGAATGAAAACACCA
This window harbors:
- a CDS encoding gluconate:H+ symporter, whose amino-acid sequence is MSFLSEHLPLISLVIGVALLLFLNIKLKINSILALIFSAIVVGFINGMKPVAILETIKEGLGSTLGSLALIIGFGAVLGKLMVDSGAAQRIASTLINKFGAKHVQWALIIVGAVFGISVFYEVAFMILAPLVISIAVEAKTPFMKLAITMVAATTLSHSIFPPQAGPTALVDAYNADMGMVYILGIIVFIPSVFMAGIVLPKFMKNMDYPVPPLLKKNKVFSESEMPSFGMSLFIPLIPAILISISTILSLFITEDTLLHETVTFLGSAEISLIIAILTAIVIFGLRKGKNMDDMMKTFESGLKGVATIIFIVGAGGAFKEVILEANVGNYIADIMKDTNISPLIMAWLITALIRIATGQGVVSAITAAGIVGPLIPTFNVSPVLMVLATAVGSNTITHVNDASFWLFKEYFNISIKDTFKTWGVLLLTTSITGLIVVLILDLFM
- the rocD gene encoding ornithine--oxo-acid transaminase; the encoded protein is MNDLFALTDQYSSNNYSPLKLALTKGLGAKVWDVEDNSYIDCISGFSVVNQGHCHPKIIKAFQEQSEKITMVSRALYSDNLGKWEEKICSLANKEKVLPMNTGTEAIETAIKIARKWGSDVKGIAENQGEIIAMNGNFHGRTLGALSLSSQESYKKGFGPLLDNMQYMDFGDITRLKSLINENTTAIVLEPIQGEGGVNVPPDYFIQEVRNLCDEHNVLFIADEIQVGLGRTGKMFAMEWEGVEPDIYLLGKSLGGGLYPISAVLANDDVMKVLTPGTHGSTFGGNPLACAVSIAALDVLIDENLIERSAEQGQKLLNHLQLIDSNIIKDVRGRGLFIGIELTEAAQSYCQQMIEQGVLCKETQGNIIRLAPPLVIEDEEIDKVIKVITEVLEKK
- the argC gene encoding N-acetyl-gamma-glutamyl-phosphate reductase, which codes for MIEVGIVGGSGYGAVELIRLLQHHPNVTIKYIFSHSKADEPIKDTFPHLTHLTHHYEALDTETVDCDVMFFATPSNVSKHVAPDLVKKNIKVIDLSGDFRLTNRDVYQQFYGEAAATQQQLNDANYSIAEWSEIDQTNTQLVANPGCFPTATLLALHPLIDQKLIQQDSIIIDAKTGVSGAGRSLAQHVHYAEMNENLSAYAIGKHKHKPEIEQYVSHLANEDIKVVFTPHLVPMTRGILSTIYVKLNKQTTSEDLHATFKQYYDSKPFVRIRDLGNYPKTKEVYGSNYCDIGMYVDEESQTAVIVSVIDNLVKGASGQAIQNLNLMYGLNEATGLTQLPVYP
- the argJ gene encoding bifunctional glutamate N-acetyltransferase/amino-acid acetyltransferase ArgJ; its protein translation is MKDIETLDTLNQLKIDLQGDVSSPLGFIAGGMHVGLRRKKKDFGWIYSTTAAAAAGTYTLNRFKAAPLKVTEETIKNNQSLQAIVVNSANANSCTGEKGIQDAKDTQAWVAEHLNLSKESVGVASTGVIGSFLPMDKIQHGTQNVLKEQYNQSEFFNQAILTTDTFTKHLSVQVEIDGITVTIGGTAKGSGMIHPNMATMLSFITTDAKIDADTLDNCLKQTIDNSFNMITVDGDSSTNDMVLGLANGQANHNKLDTLHPDWEKFEYALNFVSQYLAKSIAKDGEGATKLVTAKVKGANDVAEARKIAKSIVSSSLVKTAIHGEDANFGRIVTAMGYASEDIEPSQTNVSLCNVPVVEDGMSVEFDELHLKKQLEADNIYIEASVGNGEGAASAYGCDLSYEYVRINASYRT
- the argB gene encoding acetylglutamate kinase; translation: MSYIVIKIGGSTLTNLHDSTIEDIAFLRQQGFKPIIVHGGGPFINEALEQQDVSTQFKDGLRVTTREVLSVTSQTLIGSVNPSLVSKINKSDIQSVGINGIDAKLFDVIPLDDKYGYVGEPTDVDTSVLASLTEQFVPVIASIGQHRSTGQLYNINADTLAYKIAQFLQAPIYLLSDIPGVIIDEKVQATLNAERINLYIDQASIYGGMIPKVQDAVQAIESGCEKVVIAAGNESHIIKKLQSGQNVGTTIQR
- the acsA gene encoding acetate--CoA ligase, with protein sequence MTTEILKGEKGNFNLQDYEYTYNNFDWEEAEKAFSWYETGKVNMAYECIDRHVDNGKGQKIALNYKDSAQEASFTFEDLKLASNKVANLLKTEANVEKGDRVFVYMPRMPELYFSFLGILKTGAICGPLFEAFMDQAVEERLSNADAKVLVTTEDLLPRVPYSKLPDLETIIVVGNNVSPEHIDFHTAFKHASDSFDIEWLNREDPLVLHYTSGSTGQPKGVLHAQDAMIVHYITGKYVLDLQEDDIYWCTGDPAWVTGSSYGIFSPWLHGVTNCVIGGRFSPELWYEMIEKYKVTLWYTAPTALRMLMSKGETFTKQYDLSTLRSILSVGEPLNPEVIRWGNEVYGRRILDTWWMTETGGLMIVNYPSQTIKLGSMGKPLPGITASIVDDEGNELPPNTLGNLALKAGWPSMMRKIWKNEEKFNSYFVNGWYISGDSAYRDEDNYFFFKSRVDDVIMTSGERVGPFEVESKLVEHPAIAEAGVIGIPDDVRGEIIKAYVTLREGVEKTDELKVEIKQFVKTSLAAHAAPREIDFMDKLPKTSFGKIMRRVLKAWELDLPAGDLSTIEK
- a CDS encoding LLM class flavin-dependent oxidoreductase — translated: MGKKQIHFNGFIQNSPAPHAIGLWKHDKHEGAQHGTIDYWVKLAKLFEKGKFDSLFIADVLGTYSEYGNDYKTAVQHAVQVPDHDPLLVISAMAQATAHVGFAPTVSTTYFQPYDIARKFSTLDHLTHGRIGWNVVTSYLGSEAENLGLTERMPKETRYDRADEFLDVTYKLWESSWEDDAVVKDKATNTYADPDKVHLINHKGRFFNVPGPHIVEPSPQRTPVLFQAGASDKGRNFAGKHAEAIFVVNHSLQGLANDVNDIRSRATQQGRNKEDLKVFTMIVPVIGDTVEEAEQLHQELIQHITYEGTAALLSGHTGIDFSQFDPDQYLEDIETDAIQSLLDIYAKDPTHKWTLKEAIKHHGLGIGSVRFVGTPTQIADEIEHWVEVADVDGFNIAYGTIPNSYEDFIEKVVPILQARGVYRKDYDEENTTLRENLFGKGEKYLRSTHPGSQYKPQLNEQYSYSTAEI